A genomic stretch from Cellulomonas sp. KRMCY2 includes:
- the pyrF gene encoding orotidine-5'-phosphate decarboxylase, whose amino-acid sequence MNPPTAPFGARLAAAMDDYGPVCVGIDPHPELLAAWGLTDDADGLRTFALTVVDALVGRVAALKPQSAFFERHGSAGIAVLEEVLATVRAADGGTQAVLDAKRGDIGSTMEGYADAYLRDGAPLACDALTVSPYLGFGSLTPAVEAAVRAGRGLFVLALTSNPQGASVQHAVGPSGTPVARAMALAAAELNAAELDRTGGPMGSIGLVVGATVGDAVSRLGIDLAAVRGPLLAPGLGAQGAGAAELALAFAGAGRSVLAATSRAVLAAGPDRAAVRTAALAAVREAASALR is encoded by the coding sequence ATGAACCCGCCGACCGCACCCTTCGGCGCCCGGCTCGCCGCAGCGATGGACGACTACGGCCCGGTGTGCGTCGGGATCGACCCGCACCCCGAGCTGCTGGCCGCCTGGGGCCTGACCGACGACGCCGACGGGCTGCGCACGTTCGCGCTGACCGTCGTCGACGCGCTCGTCGGCCGGGTCGCTGCGCTCAAGCCCCAGTCCGCGTTCTTCGAGCGGCACGGATCGGCCGGGATCGCTGTCCTCGAGGAGGTCCTGGCGACCGTGCGTGCGGCGGACGGGGGCACCCAGGCGGTCCTGGACGCCAAGCGCGGCGACATCGGCTCGACGATGGAGGGCTACGCCGACGCCTACCTGCGGGACGGCGCGCCGCTGGCCTGCGACGCGCTCACGGTCAGCCCCTACCTCGGCTTCGGGTCGTTGACCCCGGCGGTCGAGGCGGCGGTGCGCGCGGGTCGCGGCCTGTTCGTGCTCGCGCTGACGTCCAACCCGCAGGGTGCGTCGGTGCAGCACGCCGTCGGACCCTCGGGGACACCTGTCGCGCGGGCGATGGCGCTCGCTGCGGCCGAGCTCAACGCCGCCGAGCTGGACCGGACCGGCGGTCCGATGGGCTCGATCGGTCTCGTCGTCGGGGCGACTGTCGGCGATGCCGTCTCACGACTCGGGATCGACCTCGCGGCTGTCCGAGGGCCGTTGCTCGCGCCCGGCCTGGGCGCTCAGGGCGCCGGAGCCGCCGAGCTCGCCCTGGCGTTCGCCGGCGCCGGCCGCAGCGTGCTCGCGGCGACCTCGCGGGCCGTCCTGGCGGCCGGGCCGGACCGTGCGGCGGTGCGGACCGCTGCCCTCGCTGCGGTGCGCGAAGCCGCCTCGGCCCTGCGCTGA
- the mihF gene encoding integration host factor, actinobacterial type, with translation MALPPLTPEQRSAALAKAAAARQARAEVKARLKYSQGSLAEVIEQGRTDDVIGKLKVSALLESLPGVGKIKARAIMAEIGISETRRLRGLGPHQAKALVERFG, from the coding sequence GTGGCCCTACCGCCGCTCACACCCGAACAGCGTTCCGCTGCCCTGGCCAAGGCTGCCGCAGCCCGCCAGGCCCGAGCTGAGGTGAAGGCTCGCCTGAAGTACTCCCAGGGGTCCCTGGCCGAGGTCATCGAGCAGGGCCGCACGGACGACGTCATCGGCAAGCTCAAGGTCTCCGCCCTGCTGGAGTCGCTACCGGGCGTCGGGAAGATCAAGGCCCGCGCGATCATGGCCGAGATCGGGATCTCCGAGACCCGCCGGCTGCGCGGGCTCGGCCCGCACCAGGCCAAGGCGCTCGTCGAGCGGTTCGGCTGA
- the rpoZ gene encoding DNA-directed RNA polymerase subunit omega produces MSGTVAHPEGITDPPIDELLAAADSKYALVIYSAKRARQINAYYSQLNEGLLEYVGPLVEARHQEKALSIAMREINAGLLTVTPTDG; encoded by the coding sequence ATGTCCGGAACTGTCGCCCACCCCGAGGGCATCACCGACCCGCCGATCGATGAGCTGCTCGCCGCCGCGGACTCCAAGTACGCCCTGGTGATCTACTCCGCCAAGCGTGCCCGCCAGATCAACGCCTACTACTCCCAGCTGAACGAGGGGCTGCTCGAGTACGTCGGCCCGCTGGTCGAGGCCCGTCACCAGGAGAAGGCGCTCTCCATCGCCATGCGTGAGATCAACGCCGGCCTGCTGACGGTCACACCGACCGACGGCTGA
- a CDS encoding dihydroorotase: MSAAPEYLLRGVAPLGGEPTDLLLADGRIAAIGAEAGARHGAAGVVTIDGTGLVALPGLVDLHTHLREPGREDAETVFTGTRAAALGGFTAVHAMANTSPVADTAGVVEQVWRLGRDAGWVDVHPVGAVSLGLAGEQLAELGAMAHSAARVRVFSDDGRCVHDPVLMRRALEYVKAFDGVIAQHAQEPRLTQGAQMHEGVVSAEVGLAGWPAVAEEAIIARDVLLADHVGSRLHVCHLSTAGSVEIIRWAKARGIAVTAEVTPHHLALTDDLARTYDPLYKVNPPLRTAADVEAVRAGLADGTIDIVATDHAPHTREDKDCEWAAAAFGMTGLETALSIVQTTMVDTGRMDWADVARVLSTTPAQIGRVDSGPHAQGRPLAVGEPANVTLVDPAARWTVDPAVGASASRNTPYGGRELSGRVVATFLRGRATVLGGVAVEHRAARSADAEQSSTW, encoded by the coding sequence ATGAGCGCGGCACCCGAGTACCTCCTGCGCGGCGTCGCACCCCTGGGCGGTGAACCGACCGACCTGCTGCTCGCCGACGGACGGATCGCAGCGATCGGGGCCGAGGCCGGAGCACGCCACGGCGCGGCCGGCGTGGTGACGATCGACGGCACCGGCCTGGTCGCGCTGCCGGGTCTCGTCGACCTGCACACCCACCTGCGCGAACCCGGCAGGGAGGACGCCGAGACGGTCTTCACCGGGACGCGTGCCGCGGCCCTCGGCGGCTTCACCGCCGTGCACGCGATGGCGAACACCTCACCGGTCGCGGACACCGCAGGCGTCGTCGAGCAGGTCTGGCGGCTCGGCCGCGACGCGGGCTGGGTCGACGTCCACCCGGTCGGGGCCGTCAGCCTCGGCCTCGCCGGGGAGCAGCTCGCCGAGCTGGGCGCCATGGCGCACTCCGCGGCCCGGGTCCGGGTCTTCTCCGACGACGGCAGGTGCGTGCACGACCCGGTCCTGATGCGTCGTGCGCTCGAGTACGTCAAGGCCTTCGACGGCGTGATCGCCCAGCACGCCCAGGAGCCACGACTGACCCAGGGCGCCCAGATGCACGAGGGTGTCGTCTCGGCCGAGGTCGGGCTGGCCGGGTGGCCGGCCGTGGCGGAGGAGGCGATCATCGCGCGCGACGTGCTGCTGGCCGACCACGTCGGCTCGCGGCTGCACGTCTGCCACCTGTCCACCGCCGGGTCGGTGGAGATCATCCGGTGGGCCAAGGCACGCGGCATCGCGGTGACCGCCGAGGTCACCCCGCACCACCTCGCGCTGACCGACGACCTCGCCCGCACCTATGACCCGCTCTACAAGGTCAACCCCCCGTTGCGCACCGCGGCCGACGTCGAGGCGGTCCGCGCCGGGCTCGCCGACGGGACGATCGACATCGTCGCGACGGACCACGCCCCGCACACCCGCGAGGACAAGGACTGCGAGTGGGCCGCCGCGGCGTTCGGCATGACCGGTCTGGAGACCGCGCTGTCGATCGTCCAGACGACCATGGTCGACACCGGCCGGATGGACTGGGCCGACGTGGCCCGGGTCCTGTCGACCACCCCGGCGCAGATCGGGCGGGTGGACAGCGGACCGCACGCCCAGGGCCGTCCGCTCGCCGTGGGGGAGCCGGCCAACGTCACCCTCGTCGACCCGGCGGCACGGTGGACGGTCGACCCCGCGGTCGGCGCCAGCGCGAGCCGCAACACCCCGTACGGCGGCCGCGAGCTGTCCGGACGCGTCGTCGCCACCTTCCTGCGTGGCCGTGCGACGGTCCTGGGCGGCGTGGCCGTCGAGCACCGGGCCGCCAGGTCTGCCGACGCCGAGCAGAGCAGCACCTGGTGA
- the coaBC gene encoding bifunctional phosphopantothenoylcysteine decarboxylase/phosphopantothenate--cysteine ligase CoaBC: MRILLGVSAGIAAYKSALLLRLLTEAGHDVRVVPTRASLEFVGRATWEALSGNPVTTGVFDDVPAVEHVRLGTSADLVVVAPATADLLARAAAGRADDLLTAALLTARCPVLMAPAMHTGMWEHPATRANVATLRGRGVVVLDPDSGRLTGQDTGPGRLPEPAVIAAAALALVASPLPADLAGRHVVVSAGGTREPVDPVRFLGNRSTGTQGIALAKAATERGARVTLVAANVSLPTPHGVEVVAVETTSELREAVRSAGATADVVVMAAAVADFRPLTTAEHKMKKVAGEPAPSIALTTNPDILAELAAERLHPGQVVVGFAAETGDGEGSVLDHGRAKARRKGADLLVVNAVGQGRGFGGVDNDVTIVDEHGQDVAVAAGSKDVVAHAVWDAIVPLLKPLDA, encoded by the coding sequence GTGCGCATCCTCCTGGGTGTGAGCGCAGGTATCGCGGCCTACAAGTCGGCCCTGCTGCTGCGCCTGCTCACCGAGGCCGGCCACGACGTCCGCGTCGTGCCCACCCGTGCCTCGCTGGAGTTCGTCGGTCGTGCCACCTGGGAGGCCCTGTCGGGCAACCCGGTGACCACCGGGGTCTTCGACGACGTCCCGGCGGTCGAGCATGTGCGGCTGGGCACGAGCGCCGACCTGGTGGTCGTCGCGCCGGCGACCGCCGACCTGCTCGCGCGTGCGGCAGCCGGACGAGCGGACGACCTGCTGACAGCCGCCCTGCTCACCGCGCGCTGCCCGGTGCTCATGGCACCGGCCATGCACACCGGGATGTGGGAGCACCCCGCGACCCGGGCGAACGTTGCGACCCTCCGGGGACGCGGCGTCGTGGTGCTCGACCCGGACTCCGGACGTCTCACCGGTCAGGACACGGGGCCCGGTCGCCTGCCGGAGCCCGCCGTGATCGCCGCGGCGGCGCTCGCCCTCGTCGCGTCGCCGCTGCCGGCCGATCTCGCCGGACGGCACGTGGTCGTCTCCGCGGGCGGGACCCGCGAGCCCGTCGACCCGGTGCGGTTCCTCGGGAACCGTTCGACGGGCACCCAGGGCATCGCGCTGGCCAAGGCGGCGACCGAGCGTGGTGCGCGCGTGACCCTGGTGGCGGCGAACGTCAGCCTGCCCACCCCGCACGGGGTCGAGGTCGTGGCCGTCGAGACCACGTCGGAGCTGCGCGAGGCGGTCCGCTCCGCAGGGGCGACGGCCGATGTCGTCGTGATGGCGGCCGCGGTCGCGGACTTCCGGCCGCTGACGACAGCCGAGCACAAGATGAAGAAGGTCGCGGGGGAGCCGGCGCCGTCGATCGCGCTCACCACGAACCCCGACATCCTCGCCGAGCTCGCGGCCGAGCGGCTGCACCCGGGGCAGGTGGTCGTCGGCTTCGCCGCTGAGACCGGCGACGGCGAGGGCAGCGTGCTCGACCACGGCCGCGCCAAGGCGCGCCGCAAGGGTGCCGACCTGCTGGTGGTCAACGCCGTCGGCCAGGGCAGGGGATTCGGCGGCGTCGACAACGACGTGACGATCGTCGACGAGCACGGCCAGGACGTCGCCGTGGCCGCCGGGTCGAAGGACGTGGTCGCGCACGCCGTCTGGGACGCGATCGTCCCGCTCCTCAAGCCCCTGGACGCCTGA
- the gmk gene encoding guanylate kinase yields the protein MAVSRLTVLAGPTAVGKGTVSADVRARYPQVWLSVSATTRPPRPGEVDGVHYYFVDGAAFDAMAARGELLEWAVVHGRNRYGTPRGPVLEQLAAGRPALLEIDLAGARQVRAAMPDARFVFLAPPSWEELERRLVGRGTEDAEERARRLATARIELAAESEFDHVIVNDEVHRATDELIEVMGLTRR from the coding sequence GTGGCGGTCTCGCGGCTGACCGTGCTGGCCGGCCCCACCGCGGTCGGCAAGGGCACGGTCTCGGCGGACGTCCGTGCGCGGTACCCGCAGGTGTGGCTCTCCGTCTCGGCCACGACGCGGCCGCCACGGCCCGGCGAGGTCGACGGCGTGCACTACTACTTCGTCGACGGCGCGGCCTTCGACGCGATGGCCGCCCGCGGCGAGCTGCTCGAGTGGGCGGTCGTGCACGGCCGGAACCGGTACGGGACCCCGCGCGGCCCGGTGCTGGAGCAGCTCGCCGCCGGCCGGCCCGCCCTGCTGGAGATCGACCTGGCCGGCGCCCGCCAGGTGCGGGCGGCCATGCCGGACGCCCGGTTCGTGTTCCTCGCGCCACCCAGCTGGGAGGAGCTCGAGCGCCGTCTGGTCGGACGCGGCACGGAGGATGCCGAGGAGCGCGCCCGGCGTCTTGCGACGGCCCGGATCGAGCTGGCTGCCGAGTCCGAGTTCGACCACGTGATCGTCAACGACGAGGTGCACCGCGCCACGGACGAGCTCATCGAGGTCATGGGGCTCACGAGGCGGTAG
- the carB gene encoding carbamoyl-phosphate synthase large subunit → MPRRTDITSVLVIGSGPIVIGQAAEFDYSGTQACRVLRDEGIRVILVNSNPATIMTDPEFADATYIEPITPEVIEAIIAAERPDALLPTLGGQTALNAAIALDAAGVLERYGVEMIGVNVASIHLAEDRQQFKEVVERCGASSARSLIAHTMDEVLGAAGDLGYPVVVRPSFTMGGLGSGIAFDETQLRRIAGAGLHYSPTTEVLLEESILGWKEYELELMRDNVDNVVVVCSIENVDPVGVHTGDSVTVAPALTLTDREYQNLRDIGIKVIREVGVDTGGCNIQFAVHPETGRVVVIEMNPRVSRSSALASKATGFPIAKIAARLAIGYTLDEIPNDITGSTPASFEPALDYVVVKVPRFAFEKFPAADPTLTTTMKSVGEAMALGRNFAEALGKAMRSLDTSRSVFHWQGPTPAGERLAELLATIAVPTEHRLIDVQQVLRSVGQDGGASVEDVYAATGIDPWFLDQIVLINAIAEQVAVAGELSRDLLRRAKRHGLSDAQLASLRGIGEETVRQLRHALGLRPVFKTVDTCAAEFAASTPYHYSTYDEETEVQPRTRPAVIILGSGPNRIGQGIEFDYSCVHAALALRDEYETVMINCNPETVSTDYDTSDRLYFEPLTFEDVLEVYQAELAVGPVAGIIVQLGGQTPLALADRLEAAGLPILGTSPAAIDAAEDRGLFGRVLMAAGLPAPAFGTARTLEQAVEVARRIGYPVLVRPSYVLGGRGMEIVYSDDQLTGYVERALAGARTATDAGAGGEIPPLLIDRFLDDAIELDVDALYDGTELYLGGVMEHIEEAGIHSGDSACVLPPVTVSTAEMDRIRVSTEAIAKGVGVRGLLNIQFALVSDVLYVLEANPRASRTVPFVSKATGVPLAKAAALLMAGHSIARLRADGVLPATGDGGSLSLDAPIAVKEAVLPFKRFRTATGAVVDTVLGPEMRSTGEVMGFDVDFPTAFAKSQAAAFGGLPTSGRVFISVADRDKRAITFPVKRLSELGFEILATEGTAAVLRRNGIASTVVRKHSAGRGPNGEPTIVDLITAGEVDMVVNTPSGQGARADGYEIRTATVSADKAIVTTVQQLAAAVQGIESLRSGPFRVRSLQQHVLELRPAPRGSGA, encoded by the coding sequence ATGCCCCGTCGCACTGACATCACGAGCGTCCTGGTCATCGGTTCCGGGCCGATCGTCATCGGCCAGGCCGCCGAGTTCGACTACTCCGGGACCCAGGCCTGCCGCGTGCTGCGCGACGAGGGCATCCGGGTGATCCTGGTCAACTCCAACCCGGCGACGATCATGACCGACCCGGAGTTCGCCGACGCCACGTACATCGAGCCGATCACGCCCGAGGTGATCGAGGCGATCATCGCGGCCGAACGACCCGACGCCCTCCTGCCGACGCTCGGCGGTCAGACCGCGCTCAACGCGGCCATCGCGCTGGACGCTGCCGGCGTGCTCGAGCGCTACGGCGTCGAGATGATCGGCGTCAACGTGGCGTCGATCCACCTGGCCGAGGACCGCCAGCAGTTCAAGGAGGTCGTCGAGCGGTGCGGTGCCTCGAGCGCCCGCAGCCTCATCGCGCACACGATGGACGAGGTGCTGGGCGCCGCCGGTGACCTGGGCTACCCGGTCGTCGTCCGGCCGTCCTTCACGATGGGCGGCCTCGGCTCGGGGATCGCCTTCGACGAGACGCAGCTGCGGCGCATCGCGGGCGCCGGCCTGCACTACTCGCCGACCACCGAGGTGCTCCTCGAGGAGTCCATCCTCGGCTGGAAGGAGTACGAGCTCGAGCTCATGCGCGACAACGTCGACAACGTCGTGGTGGTCTGCTCGATCGAGAACGTCGACCCGGTCGGCGTGCACACCGGCGACTCGGTCACCGTCGCACCGGCGCTGACCCTGACCGACCGCGAGTACCAGAACCTGCGCGACATCGGGATCAAGGTGATCCGCGAGGTCGGCGTCGACACCGGTGGCTGCAACATCCAGTTCGCGGTGCACCCCGAGACCGGGCGCGTCGTGGTGATCGAGATGAACCCCCGGGTGTCGCGGTCGAGCGCCCTGGCGTCGAAGGCCACCGGCTTCCCGATCGCGAAGATCGCCGCACGGCTCGCGATCGGCTACACGCTCGACGAGATCCCGAACGACATCACCGGCTCGACCCCTGCCTCGTTCGAGCCGGCCCTCGACTACGTCGTGGTCAAGGTGCCTCGCTTCGCCTTCGAGAAGTTCCCCGCCGCCGACCCGACCCTCACCACGACCATGAAGTCGGTCGGCGAGGCGATGGCCCTCGGCCGGAACTTCGCCGAGGCCCTGGGCAAGGCCATGCGATCCCTCGACACGTCGCGATCGGTCTTCCACTGGCAGGGTCCGACGCCGGCGGGGGAGCGGCTCGCCGAGCTCCTGGCCACCATCGCGGTGCCGACCGAGCACCGCCTGATCGACGTGCAGCAGGTGCTCCGATCGGTCGGCCAGGACGGTGGGGCGAGCGTCGAGGACGTGTACGCAGCGACCGGCATCGACCCGTGGTTCCTCGACCAGATCGTCCTCATCAACGCCATCGCCGAGCAGGTGGCGGTGGCCGGCGAGCTCAGCCGGGACCTGCTGCGGCGGGCCAAGCGGCACGGTCTGTCGGACGCCCAGCTCGCCTCGTTGCGCGGTATCGGCGAGGAGACCGTCCGCCAGCTGCGGCACGCCCTGGGCCTGCGCCCGGTGTTCAAGACAGTCGACACCTGCGCGGCCGAGTTCGCCGCCTCGACCCCGTACCACTACTCGACGTACGACGAGGAGACCGAGGTCCAGCCGAGGACCCGGCCGGCAGTGATCATCCTCGGCTCGGGTCCCAACCGGATCGGGCAGGGCATCGAGTTCGACTACTCGTGCGTGCACGCCGCCCTCGCGCTGCGCGACGAGTACGAGACAGTGATGATCAACTGCAACCCGGAGACCGTGTCGACCGACTACGACACCTCCGACCGGCTCTACTTCGAGCCGCTGACCTTCGAGGACGTCCTGGAGGTCTACCAGGCCGAGCTCGCCGTCGGACCTGTCGCCGGGATCATCGTGCAGCTCGGCGGGCAGACGCCGCTCGCCCTGGCCGACCGGCTCGAGGCGGCCGGCCTGCCGATCCTCGGGACGTCTCCGGCAGCGATCGACGCGGCAGAGGACCGTGGCCTGTTCGGCCGCGTCCTGATGGCGGCGGGTCTGCCGGCACCCGCTTTCGGCACGGCACGGACCCTCGAGCAGGCCGTCGAGGTCGCCCGCCGGATCGGTTACCCCGTCCTGGTGCGGCCCTCGTACGTGCTCGGCGGGCGAGGGATGGAGATCGTCTACTCGGACGACCAGCTGACCGGCTACGTGGAACGGGCCCTGGCCGGCGCGCGGACGGCGACCGACGCGGGGGCGGGCGGCGAGATCCCGCCGCTGCTGATCGACCGGTTCCTCGACGACGCCATCGAGCTCGACGTCGATGCGCTGTACGACGGGACCGAGCTGTACCTCGGCGGCGTCATGGAGCACATCGAGGAAGCCGGGATCCACTCGGGTGACTCGGCCTGCGTGCTGCCGCCGGTGACCGTCTCGACCGCCGAGATGGACCGGATCCGGGTGTCGACCGAGGCGATCGCCAAGGGCGTCGGCGTCCGTGGCCTGCTGAACATCCAGTTCGCGCTGGTCTCGGACGTCCTGTACGTGCTCGAGGCCAACCCGCGCGCCTCGCGCACCGTGCCGTTCGTGTCCAAGGCGACGGGTGTCCCGCTGGCCAAGGCCGCCGCGCTGCTGATGGCCGGCCACTCGATCGCCCGCCTCCGGGCCGACGGCGTGCTGCCCGCGACCGGCGACGGCGGCTCGCTGAGCCTGGACGCCCCGATCGCGGTCAAGGAGGCAGTGCTGCCCTTCAAGCGGTTCCGCACGGCGACGGGTGCCGTCGTCGACACGGTCCTCGGCCCGGAGATGCGCTCGACGGGCGAGGTGATGGGCTTCGACGTCGACTTCCCGACCGCGTTCGCGAAGTCGCAGGCAGCGGCCTTCGGTGGTCTGCCGACGTCCGGCCGGGTCTTCATCTCGGTCGCCGACCGGGACAAGCGAGCGATCACGTTCCCGGTCAAGCGCCTGAGCGAGCTCGGGTTCGAGATCCTCGCCACCGAGGGCACCGCGGCCGTGCTGCGGCGCAACGGGATCGCCTCGACAGTGGTCCGCAAGCACTCCGCCGGTCGCGGGCCGAACGGCGAGCCGACGATCGTCGACCTGATCACAGCGGGTGAGGTGGACATGGTCGTCAACACCCCGTCCGGCCAGGGCGCCCGCGCGGACGGCTACGAGATCCGCACCGCGACCGTCTCGGCCGACAAGGCGATCGTCACGACCGTCCAGCAGCTCGCCGCGGCCGTGCAGGGCATCGAGTCGCTGCGATCCGGGCCGTTCCGCGTCCGCAGCCTGCAGCAGCACGTCCTGGAGCTGCGACCCGCACCACGCGGGAGCGGCGCATGA
- a CDS encoding aspartate carbamoyltransferase catalytic subunit → MRHLLSAADLDHDATIHVLDTAAQMAATQSREIKKLPTLRGKTVVNLFFEDSTRTRISFETAAKRLSADVINFSAKGSSVSKGESLKDTAQTLQAMGADAVVIRHPASGAPHRLAHSGWVSTSVVNAGDGTHQHPTQSLLDAYTIRRHLTGTGDNPDGVGNDLAGLHVAIVGDVLHSRVARSNVQMLHTLGARVTLVAPPTLVPVGAEAWPCTTSYHLDELITDQQPDAIMMLRVQRERMGGDGPGGRGVPGFFPSPLEYTRAFGLDSRRMAMLPDHAIVLHPGPMNRGLEISADAADSVRAVILEQVSNGVAVRMAVLYLLLAKEKETSE, encoded by the coding sequence ATGAGACACCTGCTCAGTGCCGCCGACCTCGACCACGACGCGACGATCCACGTGCTCGACACGGCCGCGCAGATGGCCGCGACCCAGAGCCGGGAGATCAAGAAGCTGCCCACCCTGCGCGGCAAGACGGTGGTGAACCTGTTCTTCGAGGACTCCACCCGCACCCGGATCTCGTTCGAGACGGCGGCCAAACGGCTCTCCGCCGACGTGATCAACTTCAGCGCGAAGGGGTCGAGCGTCTCCAAGGGCGAGTCGCTCAAGGACACCGCCCAGACGTTGCAGGCGATGGGCGCCGACGCCGTCGTGATCCGGCACCCCGCCTCCGGCGCGCCGCACCGGCTCGCGCACTCCGGCTGGGTCAGCACCTCGGTGGTCAACGCCGGCGACGGAACCCACCAGCACCCCACCCAGTCGCTGCTGGACGCGTACACGATCCGGCGGCACCTGACCGGCACGGGAGACAACCCGGACGGGGTCGGCAACGACCTCGCCGGCCTGCACGTGGCGATCGTCGGCGACGTCCTGCACTCGCGCGTCGCCCGGTCCAACGTGCAGATGCTGCACACCCTCGGCGCACGGGTCACGCTCGTCGCACCACCGACCTTGGTGCCGGTGGGCGCCGAGGCCTGGCCGTGCACCACCTCGTACCACCTCGACGAGCTGATCACCGACCAGCAGCCGGACGCGATCATGATGCTCCGCGTCCAGCGCGAGAGGATGGGCGGCGACGGACCGGGCGGCCGCGGGGTGCCCGGCTTCTTCCCGAGCCCGCTGGAGTACACCAGGGCGTTCGGCCTGGACAGCCGGCGGATGGCGATGCTGCCCGACCACGCCATCGTGCTGCACCCGGGTCCGATGAACCGCGGGCTGGAGATCTCCGCCGATGCGGCCGACTCGGTCCGGGCCGTGATCCTCGAGCAGGTGTCCAACGGCGTCGCGGTGCGGATGGCCGTGCTCTACCTGTTGCTGGCCAAGGAGAAGGAGACGTCGGAATGA
- the carA gene encoding glutamine-hydrolyzing carbamoyl-phosphate synthase small subunit, with translation MSDRTAVLVLEDGRTFTGLAYGATGRTVGEIVFNTGMTGYQETLTDPSYHRQIVVMTAPHIGNTGINDEDPESGRIWVAGFVVRDPAIRPSSWRSTRSLTDGLLADGIVGISDIDTRALTRHLRERGVMRAGIFSGEALVDATGRRRADQDLLDEVAAAPSMTGADLAGEVSVREPYTVEPVRGPVSPAEPVATVVAIDLGIKSMTPQRLAERGVRTHVLPSTATMQDVLALAPDGVFFSNGPGDPAAAVHEVELLRAVLDRKIPFFGICYGNQLLGRALGYGTYKLTYGHRGVNQPVMDRRTRKVEITAHNHGFAVEAPIDAESVAPHDGGRYGRVVVSHIALNDDVVEGLECLDLPAFSVQYHPEAAAGPHDASYLFDRFVDLMTTGSVTGRPARTTVDAPATQESPNDAPSH, from the coding sequence ATGAGTGACCGGACTGCCGTCCTGGTCCTGGAGGACGGCCGGACCTTCACCGGGCTGGCCTACGGCGCGACCGGCCGCACGGTCGGCGAGATCGTCTTCAACACCGGCATGACGGGGTACCAGGAGACCCTGACCGACCCGTCGTACCACCGTCAGATCGTCGTGATGACCGCGCCGCACATCGGCAACACCGGCATCAACGACGAGGACCCCGAGTCCGGCCGGATCTGGGTCGCCGGCTTCGTCGTGCGCGACCCTGCGATCCGCCCGTCCAGCTGGCGGTCGACGCGGAGCCTCACCGACGGCCTCCTCGCCGACGGCATCGTCGGGATCAGCGACATCGACACCCGGGCACTGACCCGGCACCTGCGCGAGCGGGGCGTCATGCGGGCCGGGATCTTCTCCGGCGAGGCGCTCGTCGACGCCACCGGGCGCCGTCGGGCCGACCAGGACCTGCTGGACGAGGTCGCCGCGGCCCCGTCGATGACCGGTGCGGACCTCGCGGGCGAGGTCTCGGTCCGGGAGCCGTACACGGTCGAGCCGGTCCGTGGGCCGGTGAGCCCGGCCGAACCGGTCGCGACGGTCGTCGCGATCGACCTGGGGATCAAGTCGATGACGCCGCAGCGGCTCGCCGAGCGCGGCGTGCGGACGCACGTCCTGCCCTCGACGGCCACGATGCAGGACGTGCTCGCGCTCGCGCCGGACGGCGTGTTCTTCTCCAACGGCCCGGGCGACCCGGCGGCGGCGGTGCACGAGGTCGAGCTCCTGCGCGCCGTCCTCGACCGCAAGATCCCGTTCTTCGGGATCTGCTACGGCAACCAGCTCCTCGGACGTGCGCTCGGCTACGGCACCTACAAGCTCACCTACGGGCATCGAGGGGTCAACCAGCCGGTGATGGACCGGCGGACCCGCAAGGTCGAGATCACCGCGCACAACCACGGCTTCGCCGTGGAGGCACCGATCGACGCGGAGTCCGTCGCACCGCACGACGGCGGCCGGTACGGCCGGGTCGTGGTGTCCCACATCGCGCTGAACGACGACGTCGTCGAAGGTCTCGAGTGCCTCGACCTGCCGGCCTTCTCGGTCCAGTACCACCCCGAGGCGGCTGCCGGCCCGCACGACGCGAGCTATCTGTTCGACCGCTTCGTCGACCTCATGACCACAGGTTCGGTCACCGGTCGCCCCGCCCGGACCACCGTCGACGCACCCGCCACCCAGGAGAGCCCGAACGATGCCCCGTCGCACTGA